In Streptosporangiales bacterium, a single genomic region encodes these proteins:
- a CDS encoding (d)CMP kinase yields MSAEQGSAVVAVDGPSGSGKSSVARAVAAKLGLRYLDTGAMYRAVTWWMLEHDVPVDDAGAVTAAIGRPVLEVTADPAEPRFTVDGVDVDEAIRTREVTNAVSAVSAVPATRERLVAEQRAIIGAGGIVVEGRDIGTVVAPDATVKVYLVADEEVRAARRVGDSNARLGTDVTVTRTEQARRDAADAARKSSPLAKADDAVEVDSTELGFAEVVDRVLDLVREATERHG; encoded by the coding sequence TTGTCCGCGGAACAGGGCAGCGCAGTCGTCGCGGTCGACGGCCCGTCCGGCAGTGGTAAGTCCAGCGTCGCGCGTGCTGTGGCGGCGAAGCTTGGCCTGCGGTATCTCGACACCGGCGCCATGTACCGGGCCGTCACCTGGTGGATGCTCGAGCACGACGTGCCCGTCGACGACGCCGGCGCGGTGACCGCGGCCATCGGCCGCCCGGTGCTCGAGGTGACGGCGGACCCGGCGGAGCCGAGGTTCACCGTGGACGGCGTCGACGTCGACGAGGCGATCCGTACCCGCGAGGTCACCAACGCGGTGAGCGCGGTGTCCGCCGTGCCGGCCACCCGCGAGCGGCTGGTCGCCGAGCAGCGCGCGATCATCGGGGCCGGCGGCATCGTGGTGGAGGGCCGCGACATCGGCACCGTCGTCGCACCCGACGCGACGGTCAAGGTCTACCTGGTGGCCGACGAGGAGGTGCGGGCCGCGCGCCGGGTCGGCGACAGCAACGCCAGGCTCGGCACCGACGTGACGGTGACCCGCACCGAGCAGGCGCGCAGGGACGCGGCCGACGCCGCCAGGAAGTCGTCGCCGCTGGCGAAGGCCGACGACGCCGTCGAGGTCGACTCGACCGAGCTGGGCTTCGCCGAGGTCGTCGACCGGGTGCTCGACCTCGTACGCGAGGCGACCGAGCGGCATGGCTAG
- a CDS encoding 1-acyl-sn-glycerol-3-phosphate acyltransferase, with amino-acid sequence MASSAGAAAPTPPKQTAHPLALRPGRLFAGALSAGLFKLRVHGKENVPRTGPVLLAINHRAFLDGPVVYGVCPRPARFLVKAEMFRGPFGTLLRQVGQIPIRRGTPDRGALAMCLRWLQKGEVLGVFPEGTRGAGDFGEVRHGLTWLALRGRAPVVPVACFGIVESSAGRKLPKLRANVDVVFGEPFDVGAFGDRASRRVLAEAGERVRELLVAHHRDAARTAGWAS; translated from the coding sequence ATGGCTAGCAGCGCAGGCGCCGCCGCTCCGACGCCGCCGAAGCAGACCGCGCACCCGCTGGCGTTGCGTCCAGGCCGGTTGTTCGCCGGCGCACTGTCCGCCGGCCTGTTCAAGCTGCGTGTGCACGGCAAGGAGAACGTCCCCCGTACCGGCCCGGTGCTGCTCGCGATCAACCACCGCGCGTTCCTCGACGGCCCGGTCGTGTACGGCGTCTGCCCGCGACCGGCACGGTTCCTGGTGAAGGCGGAGATGTTCCGCGGCCCGTTCGGCACGCTGCTGCGGCAGGTCGGCCAGATCCCCATCCGCCGCGGCACCCCGGACCGCGGCGCGCTCGCCATGTGCCTGCGCTGGCTGCAGAAGGGCGAGGTGCTCGGCGTCTTCCCCGAGGGCACCAGGGGAGCCGGCGACTTCGGCGAGGTACGGCACGGGCTCACCTGGCTCGCCCTGCGCGGGCGCGCGCCCGTCGTGCCGGTGGCGTGCTTCGGCATCGTCGAGTCGAGCGCCGGCCGGAAGCTGCCGAAGCTGCGTGCGAACGTGGACGTCGTGTTCGGCGAGCCGTTCGACGTGGGCGCGTTCGGCGACCGCGCGTCGCGCCGGGTGCTCGCCGAGGCCGGTGAGCGGGTGAGGGAGCTGCTCGTCGCGCACCACAGGGACGCCGCACGTACCGCAGGGTGGGCATCATGA